CCCGCTTCATCGACTCGCGCGGGTTCCGCGCGATCTGGGTCCCCGAGCGTCACTTCCAGGAGTTCGGCGGCAGCTTCCCCAACCCCTCGGTGCTGGCCGCCGCCATCGCGGCCGTCACCGAGCGGATCCAGTTGCGCGCGGGCAGCGTGGTCGTGCCGCACCACCATCCGGTGCGCATAGTCGAGGAATGGGCTCTGGTCGACCAGTTGTCCGGCGGGCGGGTGGGCCTGTGCCTGGCCACCGGCTGGCACCGCGGCGACTTCGTGTTCCAGCCCGAGCACTTCACCGACCGACGGGAGTACACCCTCGCCACCATCGACACCCTGCGAGCCCTGTGGCGGGGGGAGCCGACATCCTTCGAGGGGCCCGAGGACAGCACACTGTCGGTCCGCACCTACCCCCGCCCGCACCAGCCGGAACTGCCGCTCTGGATGGTGCACACGTCCAACCCGGAGACCTGGCTGGAGGCCGGCCGCCGCGACCTGGGCGTGCTGACGCTGCTGGACAGCTGGGAACGGCTGGCGGACAACATCGCCGCCTACCGCAAGGCCCGCTCCGCCGCGGGGCTCGACCCGGCCGCGGGTGTGGTCACCGTCGGCATGCACACGTACGTCGGCGAGGACGAGGAGCAGGTGTGGGCGCTGGTGCGCGATCCGGTGCGGCGCTATCTGTCCACGTTCCTCAGCCAGAAGCGCAGCGACGACACCTCGTCCGACATGTCGGACGAGGAGCAGGAACAACTCGCCGGCCTCGTGGCCCGGGACTTCTACGACCGCCGCTCGCTGCTGGGAACCCCGGCGAAGTGCACCGAGGTGGTCGAGCGGCTGTCCGGGATCGGTGTGGACGAGATCGCCTGCCTGGTCGACTTCGGACTGCCCTTCGACGAGGTGATGGCCGGCCTGCCCAGGCTGGACGCACTGCGCCGGACCTGCCTGCCGCCGGCTACGGACGACGACCGGCCCCGGCCGCGCACACTGGCGGGCTACTACGACCAGTGAGCGTCCCGGATCGGTGACCGCTTCGGACAGCGCGGTGCCCCGCCACGCGGGCGGGGCACCGGGTCCGTGTCAGCCGGCCTGTTCGACGAGGAGTTTCACCACCGATTCGCGGGAGGTCTGGAAGAAGAAATGGTCACCAGGTAGCGCGTTGAGGGTGAATTTCCCCGACGTGTGCACCTGCCATGCTTCCAGATCGGAAATTCGGCATTCCGTGTCCGATTTTCCGCCGAAGGTTGACAGTGGGCATTCGAGTGGTGGTTCCGGAATGTATTGATAGGTTTCCTCGACAGCGACGTCCGCCCGCATGGCCGGAACATATACCTCCTTCATTTCCGCGTCCTCGCGCAGTGCTTGCGGGACGCTGTGGCAGCGCGCGTCGAGCGCGTCGAGGAAGCTGTCGGCGGGCAGCTCGTGGATCGGCGCGTAACGCGGCGGAAGGTGCGGTGCGGGTTGCGCGGACACGGCGAGCAGGGCGGGCTGCCGCCCATGGTCCCGGCGCAGCCGACGAGCGATGTCGAACGCGACGAGCGCACCCGAACTATGCCCGAAGAGCGCGAAGTCGCTGTTCAGGGCCTCCGCGCAGGCGGCGGCCGCCGGTATGGTCAGCTCGCTCATCGAGGTGGCGAGCGGCTCCGAACGACGGACCTCGCGGCCCGGCAGGCGGAGCATCCACAGCTCGACGTCCGGCGGCAGTAGATCTGCGATGCCGTGGTAGGCGGCGGTTCCACTGCCGGCCCAGGGCACGGCCAGGACGGTCAGCCGGGGGTTCTGCCTGCGCCCGGCGCGGAGAAACCAGCGGTCGGAATCCAGCTGAATCTCGGTCATGTGCTGAGATGATAGAGCAGTGTGAGCCCGGGTCCGTCAAGCATTCGAAAGAATTCGCGGACGGATGCCGGAGGGTGTCCGCAGGGCGCCGAAAGAGTCCGTCGGAGATCGTTGATCGACTAGTAGGAAATTTGCTCCGGAGACTATTGTGCGGGCCGTGTTCGGATCGCTAGTATCGAGCGCTGTCGGGGCCCACGGAAATTTCATCAGTGAATTCTCACCGCCGTAGGAGGAATCGACTCATGCGCGATGCCAGGACTGACGGCGACGTGGACCGGCACTCCGGGTGGACCCTGCACGGACTGGCGCTGGCGCAGGCCGAGCAGCGCCCGGAGGCCACGGCCGTCCGGCACGCGGGCCGGGAGATGACCTACCGCGAACTCGACGCACGCAGTGCCGCCCTGGCCCGCCTGCTGCTGCGGCGGGGGGTGGGCCCCGGTGAACTGGTCGGGGTGTCCATGGCACCCGCTGCGGAGCTGGTGGTCGCGGTGCTCGGCGTCATGCGGGCCGGCGCGGCCTACGTCGCCGTCGACCCCGCGTATCCCGAGGAGCGGATCCGGTTCATCCTCACCGACAGCGGCGCCCGGACCGTCCTGGTGGACGAGGCCGCGGCCTGGGTCCCCGGTCTGGCGGGACTGGAGGGCCTGCGGGCGGACCGGACCACCGACCCGGACGGGACACTTCCGCTCCCGGAGGTCGACCCCGCCCAACTGCCGTACCTCATCTACACCTCGGGCTCGACCGGCCGTCCCAAGGGCGCCATGAACCGGCACGGCGGTGTGGCGCACACAATGCGGACCCTGGCCGAGGCGCTCGGCCTGGACCACACCGACCGCGTGCTCCAGGTGTCCTCCCTCAACTTCGACCTCTCGGTGATCGAGATCTTCGCGACCTTCGCCGTCGGTGGCACCGTGGTCATCCCGAGCGAGACCGACCGCACCGACCCGGGGGCGCTGCTGGATCTGCTGGCCGCCGAGTCGGTCACGACCTGGTCCTCGGCACCGGCGCTGCTGCGCCCGGTCACCGACACCGCCCGGCGGCGGGGGAACGGACTGCCCGCGACGCTGCGCACCGTGGTCCTGGCAGGCGACCGCTTCCCGCCCTCCATGGTGGCCACACTGGCCGAACTGGGCCCCGGCATCCGTGCGCACAACGTGGCCGGGATGACCGAGGTGTCCTGCTGCAGCACGGTGTTCGCGGTGCGCAAGGAGGACGCGGAGCGGGACGCGATCCCCTGGGGCCGCACCCTGCCGGGCCACACCGCGTACGTCCTCGACGACCAGGGGCGCACGGTGCGCGACGGCGAGCGTGGCGAGCTCTACATCGGCGGAGTGGGAGTGGGCCAGGGCTACTGGCAGCGCCCGGAGCTGACCCGCGAGCGGTTCCTGCCGGATCCCTTCGCCACGGCGGCGGGCGCGACCATGTACCGCACGGGAGACCTCGCGGCCGTCCTGCCCGACGGCGGCATCGAGTTCTTCGGCCGCCTGGACGGCCAGGTGAAGATCCGGGGCGTCCGGGTGGAGACGGGGGAGCTGGAGACGGCGCTGGAACAGCACGCGGACATCCGCGAGGCCGTCGTCGTGGCCCGCCATCCCCGGGTCGGTGAGGGTGTCCTCGTCGGTTACGTCGTGCCGGAGGCCGGCCGCTTGCTGACCCCGGCCCAGTGCCGCGAGCACTTGGCCCGGACGGTACCCGCGCACTCCATACCCACCCGCTTCTTCTTCCTCTCGGGTATCCCGCTGCTCCCGAACGGCAAGGCGGACCGCTCCGCGCTTCCCTTCCCCGAGGAGGCGGCACAGCCCGAACAGGCCGCCGCCGAACAGGGCGACGCCCTGCTGACCGCGGTGATCCGGGTCTGGGAGGAGGTCCTCGGCCGTCCGGGCGTCGGAGCCCACGACGAGTTCAGCGAGCTCGGCGGCCAGTCCCTGGCCGCCATGGAGATCGTCGGACGGATCCGTGAGGGCTGGGGAGCCCACACCGGCCTCGCGGCCTTCCTGGACCACTCGACCCCCGCACGCTACGCCGTGCATCTGCGCTCGGTAGGCGCCACCGCGCCCGAGAACTGACGGAACATCACCTCCATCCATCGCCAGAGAAGGGCACGCCCGATGACCACAGGTTCCGCCATCCCGCAGGCCGAACGGGAGATCGTCACCCGGATCGGCCGCTACTACGAGAAGGACGGCATGGCCGCCGACCGCGGAGAGGTGATCGGCTACCTGCTGATATCCGACCCGCCGCGTCAGCGTGCGTCCGACATCAGCGCCAGGCTGGGCATCTCCCGCGACGCGGTGGACAAGATGTCCGACCAGCTGGTCCCGGCCGAATTCTTCATTCGTGAGGACGCCGAGGACGGCGACTACTACCTCACCCTCCAGGACGCCACCTGGCCCCGGGTCATCCAGCACACCTTCCTCAGCTGGCCGAACTTCCACCAGACGATGGCGGAGGGCCTCAAGGCCCTCGAAGCCGAAGGCGTCGACTCGGCGCGACTGGCCCGGCTGCGGAACATGGAGAAGCTCTTTCGCTACCTCGCCGCCGAGATGCCGGCCCTCTGGCACCGCTACGAGAAGACCAGCGCCGACCTCGCCTGACGTGTCCTGAAGGGGGAACTCATCGATGCAGACACCGGCTTCGGCTGCCCGTCAGGCGGTCGACCCCAGGTGGGTGCTCCGCCCGGAGCCCCGGGACGACGCCGCGCTGCGGCTGCTCTGCGTGCCGTACGCCGGGGGAGGTACCACCGTTTTCCACGGCTGGGTGGCCGGACTGCCCGACTGGATCGACGTATGGCTCCTGCGGCTGCCGGGGCGTGAGGTGCGGCTGCGGGAGGAGCCGCGGACCGACCTGCTGGCCCTGGCCAGGGAGGCGGCGGGGGCGCTGGCGCCCGCTCTCGACCGTCCGTTCGCCCTGTTCGGCCACAGCCTGGGTGCGCTCATCGCCTACGAGGTCGCGCGGGAACTGCGCCGTACGCACCAGCTGGAAGCCTCCCACCTGACGGTCTCGGCGCGGAGCACACCGGAGATCCCCCAGCCCGGCCGGATGTCCCATCTGCTCTCCGACGACGAGTTCCTGGACGCCCTGGACCGTCGCTTCCGCGCCGTGCCGGAACAGATCCGCCGGGATCCGGAGATGCGGGCCCTCTATCTGCCGGTACTGCGCGGCGACATCACCATGCTGGAGACCTACCGCTACCGCGCCGAGCGGCCGTTGCGCTGCCCGATCACCGCGCTCTGCGGCAGCGAGGACCCAGAGGCGAGCGAGGAGGAAATGCGAGGCTGGCGGCACCACAGCAGGGGCGGTTTCGCCCAACACTCCTACAGCGGCGGTCACTTCTTCCTCCAGGAGCACCGCGAGTCCCTCCTCGACCGGCTGACACAGGACCTGGCACGCACGGTGGTGCCCTAGCCAGTCCAGTCCGCTCCCGTGCGGTCCGCTCCGCCCGGGACCGTTGATGTCAGCCCGTGCGCGCCGGGGCACCGATACGGAGGACTCCGGTTCCGCTTGTATTGCAGATACAGTATGTTCAGCATAGACTGAACATCATGGCTATTACACACGACGAGGCAGTGCGCTTCGCCGAGGACGTGGCCCTGTACTTCGAACAGGACGCCGGACTTCCGAGGATCTCCGGTCGCGTCATCGGGTGGCTGCTCATCTGCGATCCGCCGGAGCAGACGGCGGGTCAGCTGGCGGAGACCCTTCAGGCGAGCAAAGCGTCGATCTCCACGTCGACCCGGCAGTTGATACAGGCGGGACTGGTGGAGAAGGTCTCGGCCCCGGGTGACCGGCGCACGTACTACCGGATCAACGACAGCGGCTGGGTCGACTCGGTGTTCGAGCGGCTCGCGGCTGTCACCAACATCCTCAAGGTGCTGGAGAAAGGCAGCGAACTCCTCGCGCAGGACACACCGGCCCGCCGGGCGCGCCTGGAGAACGTCGCGGACCTGTACCGCTGGATGCAACGCGAACTTCCGCCGCTGCTCGCCCGTCACCGGGAGCAACGGCTTCTCAACGGAGGAAAGAAGTGAACTTAGCCGCCATCGAGACGTCAGGTCTCAGCAAGCGGTACCCCGGCGGCCGTGGCGTCGCGGATCTCGATCTCACAGTGCAGCGTGGAGAGATCTTCGGATTCCTCGGTCCCAACGGGGCCGGGAAGACGACGACCATGAAGATGATCCTGGACCTCATCCGCCCCACGTCCGGCACCATCCGGGTCCTGGGGCTCGACCCGGTCGCCCAGGGCGCGGAGTTGCGGGCGCAGCTCGGTTATCTGCCCGGTGAGCTCGTCCTGGACGGTTCCGAGAACGTCGGAGAGCTGCTCGGCTTCTTCGCCCGGCTCCAGGGCAACGTGGACCAGACCTGGGTGACCGAGCTTGCCGACCGGCTGGAACTCGACCGTTCCCGGAAGGTGAAGAACCTCTCCAAGGGCAACAAGCAGAAGGTCGGCATCGTCCAGGCGTTCATGCACCGGCCCGCACTCCTGGTGCTCGACGAACCCACCAGCGGCCTGGACCCCCTGATGCAGCAGGTCTTCCTCAACCTCGTCACGGAGGCCAAGACCAACGGGCAGACCGTCTTCATGTCCTCCCACATCCTCAGCGAGGTGCAGGAAGTCGCCGATCGGGTCGCCATCATCAAGGACGGCCGGCTGGTCACCATCAGTACCGTTGCCGCGCTTCAGCAGCAGGCCGTGAGCCAGGTGGAGATTCGCTTCGCCGAATCGTTCAGCACCGAGGACTTCGTCGGTCTCGAACACGTCGGCGCCGTCCGGGCCGACGGCCACACGCTGCACTGCACCGTCGACGGCAGCGTCGACGCCCTGGTCAAACAGGTCGCGCGTTACCGCGTCGAGGCCCTGTTCTGCCAGAAGCCGGACCTGGAATCCATCTTCATGGACGAGTACGTCAAGGAAGGCGCCCCCGTTGTCCACTGAACTCCCCGTGTTCGGCAAGGCGGTTCGCGACCAGCGGCGCGGGCTGCTGCTCTGGGGGCTAGGCGTCGCGCTGGTGACGGCCATCTACACCTCGTCGTACTCCCAGGTGAAGAACCAGGCCGACTCGCTGGACTCGCTCCCCTCCGGCATGTCCGGCGCCATGAACTTCGACGACCTGTCCAGCGGTGCCGGTTTCCTGGAGGGCACGGTCTTCGGCCTGCTCGGACCGCTGCTGCTCCTCATCTTCGCCATCTCCACCGGGACCAGGGCTGTCGCGGGCCAGGAGCAGTCCGGGGTTCTCGACCTCTATCTCGCCTATCCGATCACCCGCCGACGCCTCGGACTTGAGCGTTTCGGCGCCCTGTTCGTCGCCGTACTCGCCCTGACCGTGCTGATTGGCCTGGAGGTCACGGCACTGGCGTCCTCCCAGGACATGGACGTACCGGCCGGGAACGTCATCGCCGGCGCTGTCCAACTCGGCCTGCTGGCCCTGTTCTTCGGTGCCCTGGCCCTCTCCATCGGTGCCTTCACCGGGAGCAGGCCGGTCACCCTCGGCGCCACCAGTGCGGTCGCGGTGGGGACGTACGTGCTCAACGCGATCGCCTCGCAGATCGATGGCGCGCACTTCCTCCAGCGCATCACGCCCTTCTACTGGGCGCAGGGCACCCACCCGCTGCGCGAGGGCTTCGACGTCCTCGGCGTGATCGTCCTCCTCGCCGCCACGGCGGCGGCGCTGGCCGTGGGAATGCGGGCTTTCGCCCGTCGCGACATCAACGCCTGACCCACGGTTCGAACTCACCGCGCAACCCCTTGCCCGACCCTGCCGGGGCGTTTCCCGCCCCGGCAGGTGGTTCAGCACTGTCCTGTGCCAGTTGCTCGACCTCGTGGAGGCAGGTTCATGGCAAAGCCGGTGATCCCCGGGCTGCAACACTTACGCAGCGTCGAGCGCACCCAGTTCGCGGCCTACCTGGCCGGATGCGTGTCCTTCTCCTACGGTGCCGCGTGCTTCATCAGGTCGGATCTGGGCACCGACCCGCTCGACGTCTTCGCCCTCGGCCTGATTGAGCACCTGCCGCTGACCATCGGTCTCGCCCAGGCACTGTTCGCGGCCCTGTGCATCGCCGTCTGGGCGGCCTGGAACCGCTGCCGCCCGGTGCTCTCGCCGTTCGGCACCTTCCTCTTCTGCGGCAGCATGATCGACCTCATGCGTGCCTGGGACTTCGCCGGACTGCCTGTTCCCGACCCGGTCCTGATGGTGCTCGGCAGCCTGCTGTGCGCGTACGGGTCCTCGCTCATCATCATCAGCGGCGTCGGCATCCGGGCCATGGACCTCGTGGCGATCAGCATGACGGAGCACTGGCGCTGGCCGTTCTGGGCCGCCAAGTTCAGCACCGAACTGCTGCTCCTGGTCAGCGGTTACCTGCTCGGCGGCCCGGTGGGCATCGGCACCGTCTGCTTCCTGGTCGTGGTGGACCTTCTCGTACAGCCCTTGATGAGGCTCAACGGGAGTGTGCTGCGTCTGCGCAACGCGGGCATGCCCAGCCTGAGCGTTGCCAGAACCGCCGCCTGACACCCGTGGCAGGTCATCGCACCGCCGAGTGTCTGTTGCCTGCCTGCCTGCCGGTGGAGGCGAGTTCGGCCCGTGACGCTTGATCTCGGCCCGGATCCGAGGCGTCTGGCTCTGCACCAGCTGCCCGCCGAAGACGGGTGCCGTGAGGTTGATCCGCAGCGTGCGCTCCCACTGGTCGTCGCCGGTGTCGGCGGCGGACATCCTGTCCATGATGCCGGCGTTGTTGGCGGTGGTGACGACCTGGTCGATGACGTGTTGGTCGCTGAGGTCCCCGGCCACGGTGCCGGCGGCGGTGTTTTCGTCGGCCGCGGCCTTGCCGCCGGCGGCGTTGATGTCGGCGCGGACGAGGCGTGCGTCCTCCGCGGCGAAGCGCAGGGCGGCGGCGCGGTCGATGCCGGAGCCCGCACCGGTGATGACGACCGCCTTGCCGGAGAGGCCCGGCGCGAGCCTCATGACTGGGTTCTCCTTCAGTTGCTGATGACGAGCATGGCGCGGCGGTAGCGAGGGTCGTCGGCCAGGGCCTCGCACAGCCGGTCGGCGTGCGGCTCGTCGACCACCGCGGCGAAGGTGGGGTCCTCGATGACGTACAGATTGTGCTCGGCCATCAGCCGGGCCGCGTCCAGGGAGCCGCTGTCGACGCTCACCGACTCGTATTCCACCGCCAGGTCACGTGCGCGCACGGTCGGCTCCTCATCAGCTGGAACGTCTCCGGGACCCAGCGTCGTACGCGTCCCGCCCCGGCGGCAGGTCACCGCACGGAAACATACGCAACCTATGCGCCGTCCCCGCATGACGCGGCCAGGATCTGCGCCACCAGCCTGATGACGTCGTCGGGCGCCTCGTCCAGCAGCAGATGACCCGAGCCGTCCAGGACATGCAGGCTGGTGTCCAGATGCCGCTGCGCGACCGGCCGCACCCGCCGGGGCGGCAGGAAGACGTCGTGCCGCCCGGTGGCCACAAGACATGGCACGGACCGCCGCTCGGCCAGCAGCGCCGACGGCAGCGGGGGAGGGGCGAGACTGCTGCGGCAGCAGCGGGCGACCAGGGCCATCCATTCCGCGAGCTCGTCCGGCACCCCTCCGCCCGGCGCCACCATGTGACCCAGCACCCGGGCGGCCCGCGGCGCGGTAGGCCGGGCCAGCCACGGCACGGTGGCGGCCACGACCGCCGGAGGGACCAGCAGCCGCACCAGACCGGCGCTGGACAACAGGACCCGCCCGGCGATCCGCGGGGACGGGCAGGCGAGCACGATGGCACCGCCGAGCGAGTGCCCGACCACCAGGGCCGGCCCGGGCACCACCTCCTCCAGTGCCTCGGCCAGCCACCGCCCGTACCATGCCGAGCGCCGCCTGCGCGGACGGATATCCGCGCTCAGACCCGGCTGCCCGGGCACGTCGAGCACCACCGTCGGCCACCGGACGGCCAGCGCCTGCGCAACGTGCCGATAGACGGCGCCGTTCGTATTCGTCCCGGGCACCAGCACCACGGTCGGCGACTCGGCCACCGGCGCAGCGCCGACGGTGAGGACGCTGGTGACCCCGGCAGCCGTATCGATCTCCCGGCGCCGGTGCGGCATACCCCACTCACCCAACCG
The nucleotide sequence above comes from Streptomyces sp. NL15-2K. Encoded proteins:
- a CDS encoding MupA/Atu3671 family FMN-dependent luciferase-like monooxygenase; its protein translation is MDFSVYFFAADDRRTPRERYRFILDVARFIDSRGFRAIWVPERHFQEFGGSFPNPSVLAAAIAAVTERIQLRAGSVVVPHHHPVRIVEEWALVDQLSGGRVGLCLATGWHRGDFVFQPEHFTDRREYTLATIDTLRALWRGEPTSFEGPEDSTLSVRTYPRPHQPELPLWMVHTSNPETWLEAGRRDLGVLTLLDSWERLADNIAAYRKARSAAGLDPAAGVVTVGMHTYVGEDEEQVWALVRDPVRRYLSTFLSQKRSDDTSSDMSDEEQEQLAGLVARDFYDRRSLLGTPAKCTEVVERLSGIGVDEIACLVDFGLPFDEVMAGLPRLDALRRTCLPPATDDDRPRPRTLAGYYDQ
- a CDS encoding alpha/beta fold hydrolase, translated to MTEIQLDSDRWFLRAGRRQNPRLTVLAVPWAGSGTAAYHGIADLLPPDVELWMLRLPGREVRRSEPLATSMSELTIPAAAACAEALNSDFALFGHSSGALVAFDIARRLRRDHGRQPALLAVSAQPAPHLPPRYAPIHELPADSFLDALDARCHSVPQALREDAEMKEVYVPAMRADVAVEETYQYIPEPPLECPLSTFGGKSDTECRISDLEAWQVHTSGKFTLNALPGDHFFFQTSRESVVKLLVEQAG
- a CDS encoding non-ribosomal peptide synthetase, with the translated sequence MRDARTDGDVDRHSGWTLHGLALAQAEQRPEATAVRHAGREMTYRELDARSAALARLLLRRGVGPGELVGVSMAPAAELVVAVLGVMRAGAAYVAVDPAYPEERIRFILTDSGARTVLVDEAAAWVPGLAGLEGLRADRTTDPDGTLPLPEVDPAQLPYLIYTSGSTGRPKGAMNRHGGVAHTMRTLAEALGLDHTDRVLQVSSLNFDLSVIEIFATFAVGGTVVIPSETDRTDPGALLDLLAAESVTTWSSAPALLRPVTDTARRRGNGLPATLRTVVLAGDRFPPSMVATLAELGPGIRAHNVAGMTEVSCCSTVFAVRKEDAERDAIPWGRTLPGHTAYVLDDQGRTVRDGERGELYIGGVGVGQGYWQRPELTRERFLPDPFATAAGATMYRTGDLAAVLPDGGIEFFGRLDGQVKIRGVRVETGELETALEQHADIREAVVVARHPRVGEGVLVGYVVPEAGRLLTPAQCREHLARTVPAHSIPTRFFFLSGIPLLPNGKADRSALPFPEEAAQPEQAAAEQGDALLTAVIRVWEEVLGRPGVGAHDEFSELGGQSLAAMEIVGRIREGWGAHTGLAAFLDHSTPARYAVHLRSVGATAPEN
- a CDS encoding alpha/beta fold hydrolase, which gives rise to MQTPASAARQAVDPRWVLRPEPRDDAALRLLCVPYAGGGTTVFHGWVAGLPDWIDVWLLRLPGREVRLREEPRTDLLALAREAAGALAPALDRPFALFGHSLGALIAYEVARELRRTHQLEASHLTVSARSTPEIPQPGRMSHLLSDDEFLDALDRRFRAVPEQIRRDPEMRALYLPVLRGDITMLETYRYRAERPLRCPITALCGSEDPEASEEEMRGWRHHSRGGFAQHSYSGGHFFLQEHRESLLDRLTQDLARTVVP
- a CDS encoding MarR family transcriptional regulator; translated protein: MAITHDEAVRFAEDVALYFEQDAGLPRISGRVIGWLLICDPPEQTAGQLAETLQASKASISTSTRQLIQAGLVEKVSAPGDRRTYYRINDSGWVDSVFERLAAVTNILKVLEKGSELLAQDTPARRARLENVADLYRWMQRELPPLLARHREQRLLNGGKK
- a CDS encoding ABC transporter ATP-binding protein, whose protein sequence is MNLAAIETSGLSKRYPGGRGVADLDLTVQRGEIFGFLGPNGAGKTTTMKMILDLIRPTSGTIRVLGLDPVAQGAELRAQLGYLPGELVLDGSENVGELLGFFARLQGNVDQTWVTELADRLELDRSRKVKNLSKGNKQKVGIVQAFMHRPALLVLDEPTSGLDPLMQQVFLNLVTEAKTNGQTVFMSSHILSEVQEVADRVAIIKDGRLVTISTVAALQQQAVSQVEIRFAESFSTEDFVGLEHVGAVRADGHTLHCTVDGSVDALVKQVARYRVEALFCQKPDLESIFMDEYVKEGAPVVH
- a CDS encoding ABC transporter permease subunit, which encodes MSTELPVFGKAVRDQRRGLLLWGLGVALVTAIYTSSYSQVKNQADSLDSLPSGMSGAMNFDDLSSGAGFLEGTVFGLLGPLLLLIFAISTGTRAVAGQEQSGVLDLYLAYPITRRRLGLERFGALFVAVLALTVLIGLEVTALASSQDMDVPAGNVIAGAVQLGLLALFFGALALSIGAFTGSRPVTLGATSAVAVGTYVLNAIASQIDGAHFLQRITPFYWAQGTHPLREGFDVLGVIVLLAATAAALAVGMRAFARRDINA
- a CDS encoding alpha/beta hydrolase yields the protein MPSIYRGSKCRQQVRDWCLERLGEWGMPHRRREIDTAAGVTSVLTVGAAPVAESPTVVLVPGTNTNGAVYRHVAQALAVRWPTVVLDVPGQPGLSADIRPRRRRSAWYGRWLAEALEEVVPGPALVVGHSLGGAIVLACPSPRIAGRVLLSSAGLVRLLVPPAVVAATVPWLARPTAPRAARVLGHMVAPGGGVPDELAEWMALVARCCRSSLAPPPLPSALLAERRSVPCLVATGRHDVFLPPRRVRPVAQRHLDTSLHVLDGSGHLLLDEAPDDVIRLVAQILAASCGDGA